Within Nitrospiraceae bacterium, the genomic segment CACCTGGATCAGTGCACGCATTTAAAGGAAGGAGGAGAGGACGATCCATCGAAGCGATACTACCTACAGGACCAGGAGCAGGTAAAGGTCGTTGACGTTGGTTCCAGTGGGGCCGGTCACGATGTGGCATCGGAGCCGCTTCAAGGCAGGATAGGTGTTGTTATGCCGTAGCGCGCGATCGAGATTGATTCCCAGACGATTCGCCCTCGCTGTCGTCTCACCATCGACAACCGCACCGGCAACATCCGTCGGACCATCGGTCCCATCGGTACCGATCGCGGCAACCCAGACCCGCTGGAGCCCGGCGATCTCCCTTGCCGCGGCAACAGCAAACTCTTGTGCACGGCCGCCGATTCCTTTCTCCTTCACGGTCACCGTTGTCTCTCCTCCGGCCAGGATACAACAGGGCGGGGCCAACGGGTGGTGCCTGTTCACGATGCCTCGTGCGATTGCACCAAATCGCTTTCCTGCCATACGAGCTTCTCCCGTGAGCGCCGTGGAGTTTATGAGGGTCTTCAGGCCGGCTCCTTCCGCAGCTCTCCTGACAGCCGTCAATGCGATGGTATTACTGCCGATCACGGAGTGATGGACGCGCCTGAAAATCGACGAGCCGGGTTTCGGGGTTTCAGCCAGATGCCCTCGCTGTCCCTCGAGCAAGTGTCGACGGACTCGCGGTGGAACCCGTCGCCAGATGCGATAGCGCCTGAGGATCGCCATCGCGTCGCGGTACGTCGTGGGATCAGGAACTGTAGGCCCTGACGCGATCGCGCTCAGGTCGTCTCCGAGCACGTCGGAAAGTATCAGGGTCACCACCGTCGCAGGCGTTGATTCAGCCAGACGGCCACCTTTAATCGTGGAGAGATGCTTGCGCACCATATTGATCTCCTGAATCGTGGCGCCGCACCGTAGCAGTCGATCGGTGGTGGCCCGCTTATCATCCAATGTGATCCCCTTCACCGGGGCCGGTAGCAGGCTGGAAGCCCCTCCGGAAAGCAGCACGATCAGGAGATCGCGACTGGTTAACGCCGAGACTTTGGATTGGAGTTGAGCGGCAGCCCGCTGACCGGCTTTATCGGGGATGGGGTGGCCAGCCTCTTCCACGACGATCTTAGCCGTTGGCACGGCATGACCGTACTTCACGACGACGAGGCCGCTATCAAGGCGGGTGCCGAGACATCGCTCAAGGGCCCGAGCCATGGGAGCCGTGGCTTTTCCAGCCCCGACCGCAACGATCCGACCGTACCGGCGCAACTCATATCGACGCCGGCCAATGATCAGCTCATCGCCACGCCTGATCACGGCGCGGCGTACAGCACTGGCAGCCTGCACGGTCTCCAGGCCTGCCCTGATCAGCTTCTTAAGCAATGACCTGGCACGAGACGAAGGAAGACGGATCTCCATCAGAGAGGAAATCAGGGGGCCTGTACCTTGTCTTGCTTGAAGCAGCGGGAGGGACAGCTCTGCCGCGGGACTTTGATCTGGTAGGTGCCGCGAGGGAGGAAATCTCTCTTCAACTCGGGATTCAACATTTTCAATTCCAAAAAATATGTCCCGAATTCTTCCGCAATCGACGTGAGCGTACGCTGCGGCTCTTTGACGTTCAGGGTGACGGTCTCGGTCTCCAGCGGCATATAGAGATCCTTTTTACTGAGACCCAAGTACTTCTCAGGCTGTGAATAGATCTCCTTGGCCGCAATGATCCTCGGCACGTACCGCATCGTCTCCCGCGGACCGTGCATCTTCCAATACTCGGTGATCTTCTGCTCCTTGAGCAACTTGCGAATGCGCTCTTCCCCCGCGTTGTACGAAGCCATCGCCAAGAACCAATCGTTCTCCTTAAAGTCTTTGAGGAAGCGCAAGTATTTCACCGCCGCCTCCGTCGACATTTCCAGGTTGCGGCGCTCGTCGCGATAGCTATCGGATTTCAGTTTATAGCGTCTCCCGGTGGACCCGATGAACTGCCAGGGACCCGATGCCCTGGCCCGCGAGTAGGCAGCTGCCACACACTTACTTTCGACGAGCAACATGTATTTGAGATCGTCCGGAAGTCCGGCTTCTGCAAGTTGCTTTTCGACGGGAGGGAAGCATCGCCCGGTGCGTTTGGCCAGAATGATGCTCTCGCCTTGATCTTCCAAGAACTGGTAGAACTCGTATTCGATCCGTTCGCGCACCTGCCAGTTATCCAGCGGCACCGGAACGCCGGCAAACGTGATCTTGTCCGGCAGCTTGAACGAGCTGAGAAAGAACCGTTCCCCTTCCCGCTTGATTTCGGGGAGAATGACCAACCGATCTTCCGAATCGTTTGGCCCTTCGAGGGGCTCAGGGAGCGTCGGTTCTCGATCCGGTTCTCCGTTCGTAGCAAGCTGGGAGGACCCGTTCTTTGATTCTGATTCCGGTTGAGCAACGGTTGGGCCGGGCAGGACACAGACTCCCGCGATGGTGCCGAGCATGACCATGCGCCACATCCACGCCGTCATACTAGTCCACCTCCCCGTATCTCTGGTCGTTCATACCTAAACATTCATGCTAACAGCACATCCACAACGCGGCAAGCATGATCGACTTTCACATTCATGCTAGACTGCGCCCCCATGCACAACCTGACCGTACTGAACGATCGCATCTCACACTGTCGAGCCTGTCCCAGGCTCGACAGGTATCGAGCGGCGGTCGCCGAGACAAAACGGAGACAATTTCGCGACTGGACCTATTGGGGGCGTCCCGTTCCCGGATTTG encodes:
- a CDS encoding lytic transglycosylase domain-containing protein; its protein translation is MTAWMWRMVMLGTIAGVCVLPGPTVAQPESESKNGSSQLATNGEPDREPTLPEPLEGPNDSEDRLVILPEIKREGERFFLSSFKLPDKITFAGVPVPLDNWQVRERIEYEFYQFLEDQGESIILAKRTGRCFPPVEKQLAEAGLPDDLKYMLLVESKCVAAAYSRARASGPWQFIGSTGRRYKLKSDSYRDERRNLEMSTEAAVKYLRFLKDFKENDWFLAMASYNAGEERIRKLLKEQKITEYWKMHGPRETMRYVPRIIAAKEIYSQPEKYLGLSKKDLYMPLETETVTLNVKEPQRTLTSIAEEFGTYFLELKMLNPELKRDFLPRGTYQIKVPRQSCPSRCFKQDKVQAP
- a CDS encoding glycerate kinase, whose amino-acid sequence is MLKKLIRAGLETVQAASAVRRAVIRRGDELIIGRRRYELRRYGRIVAVGAGKATAPMARALERCLGTRLDSGLVVVKYGHAVPTAKIVVEEAGHPIPDKAGQRAAAQLQSKVSALTSRDLLIVLLSGGASSLLPAPVKGITLDDKRATTDRLLRCGATIQEINMVRKHLSTIKGGRLAESTPATVVTLILSDVLGDDLSAIASGPTVPDPTTYRDAMAILRRYRIWRRVPPRVRRHLLEGQRGHLAETPKPGSSIFRRVHHSVIGSNTIALTAVRRAAEGAGLKTLINSTALTGEARMAGKRFGAIARGIVNRHHPLAPPCCILAGGETTVTVKEKGIGGRAQEFAVAAAREIAGLQRVWVAAIGTDGTDGPTDVAGAVVDGETTARANRLGINLDRALRHNNTYPALKRLRCHIVTGPTGTNVNDLYLLLVL